From a single Miscanthus floridulus cultivar M001 chromosome 8, ASM1932011v1, whole genome shotgun sequence genomic region:
- the LOC136473855 gene encoding exocyst complex component EXO70B1-like: protein MSSAVPPPPPQQEAPSAGGDKVLAAAQHIVKSLATSKNAADDMIRILSGFDNRLSSITNDHLFPSPDLSTASDSEISAAAFDTADQVIQLWDATPEALVFEAPEDDVTQYLAAVDVAIDHLARGGPVGARAGVAVQLAMARLEEELRHLMVRHAVPIDPMGLFFSLRRLSLESMDDLDASPDFDAATPHSLALDATPAGPDTARGAALGSNPFEDQVFDPVRPEAVEDLRAIAHRMARAGYARELADAYCAVRRDLLDEYLSVLGVERLSIDDVQRIEWKLLNDKMKKWVHGVKTVVRVLLAGERRLCDQVLDASDELMEECFLESTKGCIMQILSFGGAVAVCPRSPEKVPRILDMYEALAEVIPEMKDLCVGSSGDGVISDVQAILDRLGDAVRGNLFEFGKMLQQETSRRAMTTGEIHPMTRYVMNYLRLLVVYSETLDVLLADDSSDHDAFRRSDDQDQEHLENMTPFGRRLLKLISYLEANLEEKSKLYEDAALECIFAMNNLLYIVQKVKDSELGKVLGDHWIKRRSGKIRQYSKSYLRLSWTKALSYFKEDGHGSSSGSGSGSGSGSGHSSSRMSIKDRFKNFNMAFEEIYRNQTLWKVPDPQLREELKISISENVIPAYRAFLGRYGNQVDGGRNPGKYIKYTPEDLESQLSDLFEGSQVSANHSRRRT from the coding sequence ATGTCGTCGGCGgtgcccccgccgccgccccagCAGGAGGCCCCCTCCGCCGGCGGCGACAAGGTCCTGGCCGCGGCGCAGCACATCGTCAAGTCCCTCGCCACCTCCAAGAACGCCGCTGATGACATGATCCGCATACTCTCCGGCTTCGACAACCGCCTCTCCTCCATCACCAACGACCACCTCTTCCCCTCCCCGGACCTTTCcaccgcctccgactccgagaTCTCCGCCGCCGCCTTCGACACCGCCGACCAGGTCATCCAGCTCTGGGACGCCAccccggaggcgctcgtcttcgaGGCCCCCGAGGACGACGTCACGCAGTACCTCGCCGCCGTGGACGTCGCCATTGACCACCTCGCGCGCGGCGGCCCGGTGGGCGCGCGGGCCGGCGTCGCCGTCCAGCTCGCCATGGCGcgcctcgaggaggagctgcgccACCTCATGGTCCGCCACGCCGTCCCCATCGACCCCATGggcctcttcttctcgctccgcCGCCTCTCGCTCGAGTCCATGGACGACCTCGACGCCTCCCCCGACTTCGACGCCGCCACGCCGCACAGCCTCGCCCTCGACGCCACCCCCGCCGGCCCGGACACCGCTCGCGGCGCCGCCCTAGGATCTAACCCCTTCGAGGACCAGGTGTTCGACCCCGTGCGCCCCGAGGCCGTCGAAGACCTACGCGCCATCGCCCACCGGATGGCGCGCGCGGGgtacgcccgcgagctcgccgacgcCTACTGTGCCGTCcgccgcgacctgctcgacgagTACCTCTCCGTGCTTGGCGTCGAGCGTCTCAGCATCGACGATGTGCAGCGCATCGAGTGGAAGCTGCTCAACGACAAGATGAAGAAGTGGGTGCACGGGGTCAAGACCGTCGTGCGCGTGCTGCTGGCTGGTGAGCGCCGCCTCTGTGACCAGGTGCTTGATGCGTCCGATGAACTTATGGAGGAGTGCTTCCTTGAGTCCACCAAAGGATGCATTATGCAGATTCTTAGCTTTGGGGGTGCCGTGGCGGTATGCCCCCGCTCGCCAGAGAAGGTCCCTCGGATCCTTGACATGTACGAGGCACTCGCAGAGGTGATCCCCGAAATGAAGGACTTGTGCGTAGGAAGTTCTGGGGATGGTGTGATCAGCGACGTGCAAGCCATTCTCGATAGGCTTGGGGATGCTGTGAGGGGTAACCTGTTTGAGTTTGGGAAGATGTTACAGCAGGAGACCTCACGGAGGGCAATGACAACTGGAGAGATCCATCCAATGACACGCTATGTCATGAACTATTTGAGGTTGCTGGTTGTTTACAGTGAGACACTTGATGTACTCTTGGCTGATGACAGCAGTGATCATGATGCTTTCAGAAGATCTGATGATCAGGATCAGGAACACTTGGAGAACATGACCCCTTTTGGAAGGCGTCTTCTGAAGCTGATATCTTACCTGGAGGCCAATTTGGAGGAAAAATCTAAGCTCTATGAAGATGCTGCCCTGGAGTGCATATTTGCCATGAACAATTTACTCTATATTGTTCAGAAGGTAAAGGATTCTGAGCTAGGAAAGGTTTTGGGTGATCACTGGATAAAGAGGCGGAGTGGCAAGATTCGACAATATTCAAAGAGCTACCTAAGGCTTTCTTGGACCAAGGCTTTGTCTTATTTCAAGGAAGATGGACATGGGAGTAGTAGTGGTAGTGggagtggcagtggcagtggcagtgggCATTCAAGTTCGAGGATGTCCATCAAGGATAGGTTCAAGAACTTCAACATGGCCTTTGAGGAAATTTACAGGAACCAGACACTCTGGAAAGTTCCAGATCCTCAGCTCCGGGAAGAACTGAAGATATCAATATCTGAAAATGTGATTCCAGCTTATCGTGCTTTTCTGGGCAGATATGGCAATCAAGTGGACGGGGGAAGAAATCCAGGAAAATATATAAAGTACACACCAGAAGATTTGGAGAGCCAGCTATCTGATTTATTTGAGGGATCACAAGTGTCTGCCAATCACTCTAGGAGAAGAACATAG